A part of Bosea sp. (in: a-proteobacteria) genomic DNA contains:
- a CDS encoding endonuclease domain-containing protein: MAAAAQTRGQRLRTFAKAMRKAPTDAERVLWRLVRGHRLDGFKFRRQQPIGPYIADIAFLERRLIVEADGAQHNESPRDMLRDAWLASQGFHVLRFWNHEILSSPQMIEDTIWRELHTKETQP; encoded by the coding sequence ATGGCGGCAGCGGCGCAGACGCGCGGCCAACGCTTGCGGACCTTTGCCAAGGCCATGCGCAAGGCGCCGACCGATGCCGAGCGAGTGTTATGGAGGCTGGTGCGTGGCCACAGGCTCGATGGCTTCAAGTTCAGGCGCCAGCAGCCCATCGGGCCATACATCGCCGACATCGCCTTTCTGGAACGGCGGCTGATCGTGGAAGCGGATGGCGCGCAGCACAATGAAAGTCCGCGCGACATGCTCCGAGATGCGTGGCTGGCCTCGCAGGGCTTTCATGTCCTGCGCTTCTGGAACCATGAGATCTTGAGCAGTCCGCAGATGATCGAGGACACGATATGGCGCGAACTGCACACCAAAGAGACACAACCATGA
- a CDS encoding GNAT family N-acetyltransferase, translating into MSYALRPALPADFADLGILFQASIEELASDAYSDEQRALWGAKADDEKAWSKHLSGCLVLVAEEDGEPVGFAAMRDNTVIENVHVHPDMAFMGVGRQLMDALERLAQARGAAKMAVAATDNALPFFERLGYVAVRRSTLSIGEEWLPSMVMEKPLSPEPAEDGDGP; encoded by the coding sequence ATGAGCTATGCCCTGCGCCCTGCGCTTCCCGCCGATTTCGCCGATCTCGGCATCCTGTTCCAGGCCTCCATCGAGGAACTTGCCTCCGATGCCTATTCCGACGAGCAGCGCGCGCTCTGGGGCGCGAAGGCCGATGATGAAAAGGCGTGGTCGAAGCACCTGTCGGGCTGCCTCGTGCTTGTCGCCGAGGAGGATGGCGAGCCGGTAGGCTTCGCGGCCATGCGCGACAACACGGTCATCGAGAACGTGCATGTCCACCCGGACATGGCCTTCATGGGCGTGGGCCGCCAGTTGATGGACGCTCTGGAGCGCCTCGCGCAGGCGCGCGGCGCGGCGAAGATGGCCGTGGCCGCCACGGACAATGCGCTGCCCTTCTTCGAGCGGCTGGGCTATGTCGCGGTGCGGCGCTCGACCTTGAGCATCGGCGAGGAATGGCTGCCCAGCATGGTCATGGAAAAACCGCTCAGCCCGGAGCCTGCCGAAGACGGGGACGGGCCATGA
- a CDS encoding citramalate synthase, with product MSAAAERVYLFDTTLRDGAQTTGVDFSLSDKRSIAALLDGLGIDYVEGGYPGANPLDTAFFAEKATSRARFAAFGMTRRPGRSASNDPGIAGLLDARADTIVFVAKSWDYHVRVALGTSNEDNLASIAESVKAAIGAGREAIVDCEHFFDGFKANPEYALACARTAFEAGARWVVLCDTNGGTLPAEVASIVRRTAEIVPGSHIGIHAHDDCGCAVANSLAAVEAGARQIQGTLNGLGERCGNANLVTLIGALKLKPTLASRYAIGVDEARLGDLTKASRQLDEILNRSPNRHAPFVGASAFATKAGIHASAVLKEPETYEHVRPEAVGNQRRVLVSDQAGKSNLVAELERIGVTIDKADPRLGRVLAEVKEKEAQGYAYEGADASFFLLAKRVMGQVPSYFDVERFKVNVERRYNAVGELVTFSEAIVKVRIGGQSRMSVAEGNGPVNALDKALRKDLGRYQEFIKALKLVDYKVRIFQGGTDAVTRVLIDSADGSERWTTVGVSPNIIDASFQALVDSITYRLVRAGAKGE from the coding sequence ATGAGCGCTGCGGCCGAACGGGTCTATCTCTTCGACACCACGCTGCGCGACGGCGCGCAGACCACCGGCGTCGATTTCTCGCTCTCCGACAAGCGCAGCATCGCCGCGCTGCTCGATGGCCTCGGCATCGATTATGTCGAGGGCGGCTATCCGGGCGCCAACCCGCTCGACACCGCCTTCTTCGCGGAGAAGGCCACGAGCCGCGCCAGGTTCGCCGCCTTCGGCATGACGCGCCGGCCCGGCCGCAGCGCCTCGAACGATCCGGGCATCGCCGGGCTTCTTGATGCCAGGGCGGACACCATCGTCTTCGTGGCCAAGAGCTGGGATTACCATGTCCGCGTCGCGCTCGGGACGAGCAACGAGGACAATCTCGCCTCGATCGCCGAGAGCGTGAAGGCCGCCATCGGCGCAGGCCGCGAAGCTATCGTCGATTGCGAGCATTTCTTCGACGGCTTCAAGGCCAATCCCGAATACGCGCTGGCCTGCGCCCGCACCGCATTTGAGGCCGGCGCGCGCTGGGTCGTGCTGTGCGACACCAATGGCGGCACGTTGCCTGCGGAGGTGGCGTCCATTGTGCGGCGCACGGCGGAGATCGTGCCCGGAAGCCATATCGGCATTCATGCGCATGATGATTGCGGCTGCGCGGTGGCCAATTCGCTGGCGGCGGTCGAGGCCGGCGCGCGCCAGATCCAGGGCACGCTGAACGGGCTGGGCGAGCGCTGCGGCAACGCCAACCTCGTCACCCTCATCGGCGCCCTGAAGCTCAAGCCCACGCTGGCCAGCCGCTACGCCATTGGCGTGGACGAGGCGCGGCTGGGCGACCTGACCAAGGCCTCGCGCCAGCTCGACGAGATCCTCAACCGCTCGCCCAACCGCCACGCGCCCTTCGTCGGCGCTTCGGCCTTCGCCACCAAGGCGGGCATCCATGCCTCGGCCGTGCTCAAGGAGCCGGAAACCTATGAGCATGTCAGGCCAGAGGCGGTGGGCAACCAGCGGCGCGTGCTGGTCTCCGATCAGGCCGGCAAGTCCAACCTCGTCGCCGAACTCGAGCGCATCGGCGTCACCATCGACAAGGCCGATCCGCGCCTTGGCCGCGTGCTGGCCGAAGTGAAGGAGAAGGAGGCGCAAGGCTATGCCTATGAGGGCGCGGACGCGTCCTTCTTCCTGCTTGCCAAGCGCGTGATGGGTCAGGTGCCATCCTATTTCGATGTCGAACGCTTCAAGGTCAATGTCGAGCGTCGCTACAATGCCGTGGGCGAGCTGGTCACCTTTTCCGAAGCCATCGTGAAGGTCAGGATCGGGGGGCAGTCGCGCATGTCGGTCGCTGAGGGCAACGGCCCTGTCAACGCGCTCGACAAGGCGCTGCGCAAGGATCTCGGCCGTTATCAGGAGTTCATCAAGGCCCTGAAGCTGGTGGACTACAAGGTCCGCATCTTCCAGGGCGGCACCGATGCGGTGACGCGTGTGCTGATTGATTCCGCCGATGGCTCTGAACGCTGGACCACGGTCGGTGTCAGCCCGAACATCATCGACGCCTCATTCCAGGCGCTGGTCGATTCGATCACCTATCGGCTGGTGCGGGCCGGGGCGAAGGGCGAGTAG
- a CDS encoding ABC transporter ATP-binding protein/permease, whose amino-acid sequence MSPAPLSQSSSGARRPAVSAGSGGFVTTFQALWPYLWPKDRRDLQIRVILAFALLVIGRVILVGVPFSFKYATDALTAEQGRAGSISWSWLVAAPLLLTAIYGVMRIGSAAFIQLRDAVFAPVFMHAVRKLAHQTFAHLHHLSLRFHLERKTGALTRVLERGRSGIEDMVRLGLNQLVPVIVELTLIIVVLLFTFDWRYVLLLLAMVTVYMLFTIRATEWRINIRRNMNDSDTDANAKAIDSLLNFETVKYFGAEPRETARYDVAMAKYERNSVKAYQSLAVLNFGQAAIFSVALTIAMWMCVDGIRSDRNTIGDFVLINALLIQLYTPLNFMGTVYREIKQATLNIEEMFALLGRDPEIIDKPGAKPLAVSAGEVRFEDVHFAYIAERPILKGISFTVPPGKTIAIVGPSGAGKSTISRLLFRFYEPGSGRILIDGQPIAEVTQASLRAAIGMVPQDTVLFNDTIGYNIAYGRDGATDDEVRNAAAMAQIDSFIASLPEGYATQVGERGLKLSGGEKQRVAIARTLLKAPPVLVLDEATSALDTFTEREIQDALDKVSVGRTTLVIAHRLSTVVNADEIIVLDKGLIAERGTHDGLLQQDGIYAALWNRQREVAVAEETLKRAAAAEEPSVRVTLTR is encoded by the coding sequence ATGTCGCCAGCGCCCCTTTCCCAGTCCTCAAGCGGCGCCAGGCGCCCCGCCGTCTCCGCGGGCAGCGGCGGCTTCGTCACGACCTTTCAGGCGCTCTGGCCCTATCTCTGGCCGAAGGACCGACGCGACCTTCAGATCCGCGTCATCCTCGCCTTCGCGCTGCTGGTGATCGGCCGCGTCATCCTCGTCGGCGTGCCGTTCTCCTTCAAATACGCCACCGACGCCCTCACGGCCGAGCAGGGCCGCGCCGGCTCGATCAGCTGGTCCTGGCTGGTCGCCGCGCCGCTGCTTCTCACCGCGATCTATGGCGTGATGCGCATCGGCTCCGCTGCCTTCATCCAGCTGCGTGATGCGGTGTTCGCGCCGGTGTTCATGCATGCCGTGCGCAAGCTGGCGCACCAGACCTTCGCCCATCTGCATCACCTCTCGCTGCGCTTCCATCTCGAGCGCAAGACCGGCGCGCTGACCCGCGTGCTGGAGCGCGGCCGATCGGGCATCGAGGACATGGTGCGGCTCGGGCTCAACCAGCTTGTGCCGGTCATCGTCGAGTTGACGCTCATCATCGTCGTGCTGCTGTTCACCTTCGACTGGCGATACGTGCTGCTGCTGCTCGCCATGGTCACGGTCTACATGCTGTTCACCATCAGGGCGACCGAGTGGCGCATCAACATCCGCCGCAACATGAATGACAGCGACACCGACGCGAACGCGAAGGCGATCGATTCGCTGCTCAACTTCGAGACCGTGAAGTATTTCGGCGCCGAGCCGCGCGAGACCGCGCGCTACGACGTCGCGATGGCCAAGTACGAGCGCAACAGCGTCAAGGCCTACCAGTCTCTGGCCGTGCTGAACTTTGGCCAGGCGGCGATCTTCTCGGTGGCGCTGACGATCGCGATGTGGATGTGCGTGGACGGCATCCGCTCGGATCGCAACACCATCGGCGATTTCGTGCTGATCAACGCACTGCTGATCCAGCTCTACACGCCGCTCAATTTCATGGGCACCGTCTATCGCGAGATCAAGCAGGCCACGCTCAACATCGAGGAGATGTTCGCGCTGCTGGGCCGCGACCCCGAGATCATCGACAAGCCGGGTGCGAAGCCGCTTGCGGTCAGCGCGGGCGAGGTCCGCTTCGAGGACGTGCACTTTGCCTACATTGCCGAGCGGCCCATTCTCAAGGGCATCAGCTTCACGGTGCCGCCGGGCAAGACCATCGCCATCGTGGGTCCGTCCGGCGCGGGCAAGTCCACCATCTCGCGGCTGCTGTTCCGCTTCTACGAGCCGGGCTCCGGCCGCATCCTGATCGACGGCCAGCCCATCGCGGAGGTGACGCAGGCCAGCCTGCGCGCCGCCATCGGCATGGTCCCGCAGGACACGGTGCTGTTCAACGACACCATCGGCTACAACATTGCCTATGGCCGAGACGGCGCCACCGATGACGAGGTGCGGAACGCCGCCGCCATGGCGCAGATCGACAGCTTCATCGCCTCGCTGCCCGAGGGCTACGCCACCCAGGTCGGCGAGCGCGGGCTAAAGCTCTCCGGCGGGGAGAAGCAGCGCGTCGCCATCGCCCGCACCTTGCTCAAGGCCCCGCCCGTGCTCGTGCTCGACGAGGCCACCAGCGCGCTTGATACGTTCACGGAGCGCGAGATCCAGGATGCGCTCGACAAGGTGTCGGTGGGGCGCACCACGCTCGTCATCGCTCACCGGCTTTCCACCGTCGTCAACGCCGACGAGATCATCGTGCTCGACAAGGGCCTGATCGCGGAGCGCGGCACCCATGACGGGCTGCTTCAGCAGGACGGCATCTATGCGGCGCTGTGGAACCGCCAGCGCGAGGTTGCCGTCGCCGAGGAAACCCTCAAGCGCGCGGCCGCCGCCGAGGAGCCGAGCGTGCGGGTGACGCTGACGCGATGA
- a CDS encoding MFS transporter: MSAAVAPARRPFPLFIAGIALTQILGWGTTFYLPSILDEPIGRDLGLGRDVIYGGITVMLFVAALAGPGLGAWIDRSGARQPLLIGKLLLGAGLVGIGLSTGPVTYLASWLLIGLATPLALSIGSLAAVTQSFPERGRRGLSALLLFGGLSNGLVWPLTGWLEVNLGWRAVCFIYAGLQVFLCLPLVHGLVRAPAASAAAEADDSAPTPGQLTAAQRRHGFWLLIVAAGFSGLVSWGLPLYFVAMFREAGMDAGMAIILASVTAYATFFARVTDFALAGRFTGVRIAAAASLGSPIVFVMMLAALGLMAPGGAQLAALGAAMAIYGVATGLIATSRATLPFEMFGSSGYASMLGRLSFFLNLMFAASPLLFAFIYERAGQQMALWVGLAGSLCAAIAYLRLDALVGGAMPRPEASGPA, encoded by the coding sequence ATGAGTGCAGCGGTCGCGCCGGCGCGGCGGCCTTTCCCGCTCTTCATCGCAGGCATCGCGCTCACCCAGATCCTTGGCTGGGGCACGACCTTCTATCTGCCCTCCATCCTCGACGAGCCGATCGGCCGCGATCTCGGCCTCGGGCGCGACGTGATCTATGGCGGCATCACGGTGATGCTTTTCGTCGCCGCGCTGGCCGGCCCCGGCCTCGGCGCCTGGATCGACCGGTCGGGCGCGCGCCAGCCGCTGCTGATCGGCAAGCTGCTGCTGGGCGCGGGTCTGGTCGGCATCGGGCTCAGCACCGGGCCCGTGACCTATCTCGCCTCCTGGCTGCTCATCGGGCTGGCGACGCCGCTGGCCCTCAGCATCGGTTCGCTCGCGGCCGTGACGCAGAGCTTCCCCGAGCGCGGGCGGCGCGGGCTCAGCGCGCTGTTGCTGTTCGGCGGGCTCTCGAACGGGCTTGTCTGGCCGCTCACCGGCTGGCTGGAGGTCAACCTGGGCTGGCGAGCCGTATGCTTCATCTATGCCGGCCTGCAGGTCTTCCTGTGCCTGCCGCTGGTCCATGGCCTCGTGCGCGCACCCGCGGCATCGGCGGCTGCCGAGGCTGACGACAGCGCGCCGACGCCGGGCCAGCTCACGGCAGCGCAGCGCCGGCACGGCTTCTGGCTGCTCATCGTCGCCGCAGGCTTCAGCGGGCTCGTGTCATGGGGCCTGCCGCTCTATTTCGTGGCCATGTTCCGGGAAGCGGGCATGGACGCCGGCATGGCCATCATCCTGGCCTCCGTCACGGCCTATGCGACCTTTTTCGCGCGCGTCACCGATTTTGCCCTGGCGGGACGGTTCACCGGCGTGCGGATCGCCGCGGCTGCGTCGCTGGGCTCGCCGATCGTGTTCGTGATGATGCTGGCCGCGCTGGGGCTGATGGCGCCGGGCGGGGCTCAGCTCGCGGCGCTTGGCGCCGCCATGGCCATATACGGCGTCGCCACTGGCCTCATCGCCACCTCGCGCGCCACATTGCCTTTCGAAATGTTCGGATCGAGCGGCTATGCCAGCATGCTGGGCCGGCTGTCCTTCTTCCTCAACCTGATGTTCGCGGCATCGCCGCTGCTCTTCGCCTTCATCTACGAGCGCGCCGGCCAGCAGATGGCGCTGTGGGTAGGGCTGGCTGGCAGCCTGTGCGCCGCCATCGCCTATCTGAGGCTCGACGCGCTGGTCGGCGGCGCCATGCCCCGGCCAGAGGCTTCAGGCCCCGCCTGA